The following coding sequences lie in one Heteronotia binoei isolate CCM8104 ecotype False Entrance Well chromosome 6, APGP_CSIRO_Hbin_v1, whole genome shotgun sequence genomic window:
- the MRPL43 gene encoding large ribosomal subunit protein mL43, translating into MTSSGPPSRFLTSVLRNGMGRYVCQLQRLTLTLSRDAPSARGVREYIEEKVVDFARQNPGIVLYVCPKKSRVPTVVAEYLNGAVEEKPLTSKTADEVAEIIQTLANQSGLEIIRIRKPFHTDSPSIQGQWHPFTNKPSVLNVQETGQQCLSSPQK; encoded by the exons ATGACGAGTTCCGGGCCGCCGAGCCGTTTCTTGACTAGCGTCTTGCGGAACGGAATGGGCCGCTACGTGTGCCAGCTCCAGCGGCTCACCTTGACCCTCAGCCGGGATGCGCCGAGTGCGCGGGGCGTTAG aGAGTATATTGAAGAAAAGGTGGTGGACTTTGCCAGGCAAAACCCTGGGATTGTGTTATATGTGTGTCCAAAGAAGAGCAGAGTTCCAACAGTAGTGGCTGAATATT TGAATGGGGCTGTGGAAGAGAAACCCTTAACCAGCAAGACAGCAGATGAGGTTGCAGAGATCATCCAGACGTTGGCTAATCAGTCTGGCCTAGAGATTATACGTATTCGAAAGCCTTTTCATACAGATAGCCCTAGTATCCAAGGCCAGTGGCATCCTTTCACAAACAAGCCCAGTGTGCTCAATGTGCAAGAAACTGGTCAGCAGTGTCTTTCATCCCCACAAAAATAA